The Tribolium castaneum strain GA2 chromosome 3, icTriCast1.1, whole genome shotgun sequence sequence acatttttaattatctcttcataaaaaccaaaaacaaaatagagtgttctatttatttttttaagatgtgcaatttttaacaatttttttcttaattacaataaccaaaaatataataaaaatatcatacttttttggaATAGTTagatttttaactaaaatcaaccaataaaagtttaattcAAAGGCCTTTgtgttttaataaagaatcAGCTTAGATATAATGTAACTCTTTTCTGAAAGCCTTTATACTACTTTATACCTATACTAGTACtggaattttttgtaattgtttaaCTCTTTTGGTCATCTGTATGTTTCAAAAGCAACAAAAGCaaaacagacagaaaaataaataacagataaaaaaattactctttCTAACCATAAAGGAGGTAAACAGTTTGAAAACGTGTCCTTTGACACATCAAAGCCAATCAAAGTCAGTCAGTTAAACCTGTAGGTAGATATTAGGATATTACTAAAGATTTCGGAGACTTTTATCGTTTAGGTGACTGTGGAATAACCAAGTTATTTTGAGTTTTGCtttatcaagaaaaaaatagccGAACGAAACCACAGTTGCTCGTTCAGCTGCTGAAAGAACTGAgtttttatttagcaaaaacctaTATAGATCCTACGcttatgttaatttattattgttttgtttttagttttattttaaactttaaataaatagataCTTTTTAAAACTGACTATTTACGAAGACAGTGGTTCTCAAATTATAGAGAGACTTGGAAGGGTAAAATGTTATGTTTTGAACCGCAAACCGCTTGTCCATCTCTAAGTCAAGGACATTTAAAATtctataaaatgtttgaagcgATTTCGTAACATGAATAATTGATTCATCATAAGCCTCATCCGAATCCGGAATATTAAGCAGATGTTGACCTTAGCCGCTTATAATAACCCCAAACCCCGTCCCATCTTTACCTGAACTGGGCCGGTCCGAATACCGCGTGCAGTAGACCCAAGCGGGCCACAAGGTGGGCACCGACCCCTCGTCCTTCTTGATATCGTCCGGAGTGGGCAACAGCCCTTTTACCGGACTCTTCGGCCTCGCCACGGGCTCCGGACTCCCGATCTGCGACACGGCTTGGCACAGGCTGCCCAGCGGCGCCGTCGAGAAGGGTTTGACGTCCTCTTTAATCTCATAGGGCTTGAAGCCAATCTTGGTGCGTGTTTTAAGAACGGCGTTTTTCCCGAACTCGGGCTTTAGTATGTTCCTGATGGAGTATTTGAGCGTCTGGATGACGGGCTCGGGCTGGGGCGGCGGGGATGGGGAGGCCCTGGGGCTGGACAGGGCGAAGGAGGTGATGCGGAAGAAGTCGCCCTTGGGGGAGTCCTGCGAGAGGGTGGTGCAGGTGTAGGGAGAGGTCCGGGAGGACTCGGGGGAGTTGGGGGTTTTGATCTGGGAGGCATCGTCGGTGGTGTTGGGGCTGGAGCGGTCCTCGAACGCCATCCTCGGTCATAAGTTCACCACACTCAGCCACTTGCACTGGATCAAGTGTTTACTTCGAAAAGTACGCTGTCAAACTGAGTAAGTTTTCAAAATAGTCATCTTTATTACTGAAGGCTTGCTCTGGCCCCGCCCACGAATTCAATGCGCCTGTCTCTTTCTCCGCGCATTTGCCTGTCTCTCTCTGAGCGGGCGCCCTCCCCTGCAGCCGGCAAATGCCCCAAATTACCCCAACAGGGCACGAAAATGCAACAATCTCGGAGTTGGGTTTTCACGTCTGGTCGTTTTGTGCAATTTTTCCGGAAAATTTGGCTATTTTTGCGGAGATTTGTACCGCTATTGATTTTCCACCATGTTGTCTGTCTTTGTCGGGctcgttattttttatgtgcCGTCAACATCTCACTCAAACCGTAATATTCTGCCAATGGTAAAGTGGGCGTGGACAGATAAATTCAAATCTGGTTGGCTTAGTTCTTGGAGAGGGGAGAAAGTGTCCAGATTGAGACGTAAgtatgtttgtttttgttgatcCGAGGCGGAGTCTGCACTGTAAACGTGGTAATTCAATATCATACACAAGTAGTATGAATTAATAAGTGGTTTAGATAATGATTTTATCAATCTGCTGGTGGTAATTGACGGATATCTGGCATGGTGATAGGGAATTGATTGCTAATTAGTGGAGACTCATTAGAAAACTTTGTCGACTTTAATTGAAGATGAAATTcgttttaattagaaaatcgAATCGGAGATGACTCGATGTTTTGTCGTTTTTAATGAGCAAATGATTTCCTAACGACttacttttaatattttagtaGTCAGCTTTTGGTTAGTTTGTTTACAGGAGCGCTGAAATTAGCTACTAatcgattaattaataataaagagaataattttattaaactgtAAACACAAATATAAGTTACTTGTTTATTCAGTTCTTGAATATACATTTTTAGTTAGgtagaaacaaaaatatcaGTGTATTTGAATACTGACCGAAAACTACTAGAAAACAGAAAACTGCTACCATGACAGCAAAGTTTGAACACACAGAATGATTCTGTTAGGGCCTGCAACTTTCAATTTAGGTAGATATAACTGAaactgaactgaaattttctattcttcatttattttctaaatggCTGTATTTCCGAACTACGAGAATTTTACGCCATCTTGGTTTTCAACTATCAAATTTCAAAACCtatgtgattttaaaaaaatgatgatcAAAAACGGCTATACCTAGGTAGGTACAGGTcattcagttttttcaaaaatagaatgtatttaatttggttttcaaggcttgtgttattttattttcgtttaaatttttataagtatttaatttgtatttcaAAGAGCTTttagaaaattgttaataattattacatatcaaattttaagattttaattagGTAGTAAACTAATTTTTGAGTTCTATATTAAAGTGTAAACAcatgtatttttaatcattttgacAGCTCTCAAGGGTCGCATTAatgtaaattgtttttttatacaaaaaaaaaaagatctgcatccttttttttttcaaataatcactttttttccaaaaactgcATTTGCATTGCATTTACCAACCTCTACACAAAACTGTCTGCATCATattgattttgtaaaatagttatttttcgGAGAGTTCAAAAGCCAATCAGCCCAATTAGTGTAAATCAAAAgagtaaatattaaaaataataaaattacgcagtttaaaaatttttactataacaatatagcaaaattttcaaaggtAAAAACAAAGTCATTATTGGAGCGCTTAACTCTGGAGAAGTGATTATTGGAGGATTATTACTGGAAGAATGATTGGCTTACCtactgaaaaatttaacaatgcAAGTTACTTCTGAACTGCAAAAGTTAGATATATGTACGTATTTGGTGAAACTTTGACTTACGAGTATACCTAGGTATAAGTTTATTCATTGATTGGCTTTTAAACTctctatttattaatatcatctacatgttttttttttaaataaacaatactTATTTAgtaaataacttgaaaatgaGTTTGTGTTTACCAGTGACCTCTTTAGCTTAAAGGTACAGACACACATTATAACTCTGCTGATATAAATTTTaggaattttagaaaataaatccCAAATTCAAATAAGATTAAATTTAACACTAccaataatagttattttattttatttattttatataaggAGTAAATGTGATAGTTTATGTGAGGAGGCTGAGCTACATAAACTCACATTTACTTCGAATAAAATATAGGTACTAACTATTTTATCAGCAAACGCATTGGTAAAGAGAAAATTTTGAGTAACACTAATTAACAGGTATGTAAATGCTTATAGGTATAAGCACACGTCAGTTTTATAACGTTTGCACATAAAAGAAGTAggcttttatttatatataaatCTACCGATTTATTTAGGTCAAATAATAGGTATGAGAATTCCAAAATacgcaaaataataaaatgcagttttgattaaattgcaaggaaacagttatttttacgaatttttttttccgaCAAATCAAAATCTATAGTCTCGTACTTAGTTTGCCATCGTAAATGaaactttcaatttttctcGCCTCTCCCTCCGCCTGGAATCGAAGCCCTACGTGCGCTGTCGTGGATGCTTTATGACCCctagtttaattgttttacttCCAAACAGAGAATTGTTTCGGTCTGTACCTTCGACAACAGTTTTATTGCGCGTCCTTTTGTCATCCATGCGAAGAATGCCTTTGTAAACCTCAAGGTGTACATAAAATTCGCCATAGATTGTAAATCTCGTCTGGCGTTGACACGAAAAAAATCTCTTTCGAATCCTGATGAGTCTACATCCCAATTACTTTCCTAAATAAGCCGTTTAGACACAGTGTGTCAAGGATTTCCTCAAAATCCTTCGAACCTCCTCAGACCCAGTTATTTCGAGAGACTCTTGTTTACTTTTGTATCGAAGCTTAATTTTCCATGGTTGCGGAAACAGGTAAGTGTTACGGGAATTGTATAGTGTGTGACTAAACACCGGAATACATTAACAGCGTGTGTTTTGTtaaaaggaaaatattttgtagtatTTTGACAGGTAGGTGTAGACAAGTTAGATACGGATCGCAGGACGCTGAGCTCATCACGTTTGCTTTTCGGGGAAAGGTTGAGGTAAAAAGGCTAACTTATGCACGCATTTTTAAGGTACCACATGTAATTTTTACACcgcaaaagataaaaaattgcgaatttttacatcaaataaataaattgaatcaGTCAGTCATTGCACGGTGGCTGCCCGCGGTCGTCTTCAATAAAAGTTGGATCGACTTCcccgaaataattaattagcaaTCGCCAATACTATAGAGATATCAGTATGAATAGGTTCGGGTTGAATAGCTGCTTCACTTCATTGAAATCTTAACTGATCGAAGAGGGAACAGTTTAATGTTTAGTCATGTACTCGCTTCattaatttgcttttatctccTCTCCATGAAATGGTTAGTTGGCGATGTCGTTTCGTATTTGTGGTAAAGGTCAAGGCACGGTTGAGTGACAATAGTGAATGACTCCTTCTGTCACCACAGGGTTTGCATGATGACAATAAGGCACCGCATTACAGATATTGCATCTGAAAGCCCACCTGAGTCGACGAGATTTACGATGGGACCGTCAACAATCGCAACTTCTTCCCTTTAATTGCCTGCTTTGACTTGGTGCATCTTCAAAAAATCATGCTTGATTGTGTCCGATCAATTTGAGCTTTCACACAATCAGCACATAAATAACAACACGAAATCGGATCTCGCGAGCTTTAAACGGTTGGGACGTAATGTGAGCTTTGGAGATAATTAACTCACCGGCTACACGACTTTCACactccaaaaataaataatcaccaattttgaacacagcgtgtgaaaattgtttataatttttgtattttaagcTGCCACATTACAATATTCAGCCACTTAATCACCTCTAACGGCTCGTAATAAGATTCTGTCAAgttgaaattcaaaaatttaagagAATATTCTCACAGATCGCATTTTATTATCTAATGTTATGttgtttgttttagtttattatGAGTGAAGAGGATGTATGGTTCCATTTGTTTATTTCTgacatttcaatttcaaatttttgcctTGGATGGAATGTCTAATATAAATTCCgattgtgtttttaaataattgaatacatGATATCATAATgttagataataataattgtatttaaatatCATGCTGttagataaatattttaaatttatgataAGTTAAATTATTAGTGATTCAGCATTCTTCGATGACTCTACATTCTTTGACAACGTAAggttaaatatttctttttagTTGTCAAGTTCCAAAAGAATTAGACATTGTTTGAAACGAGATatcttgtttaaaattttaattgcttttGAATTCATAAGCATTCCTACCTATCATTTTATCCATCTCTCTGTCAGGCAATAGTGTTCTAAGGTGGTGAACTCTAACACGTAAATCCCCTTAGAACCTTTCTATTTCTATTGGAGtggatttgaaaaaactgtctcATTtctgaaaatgttttcttatctgttttagagagcattttattttatgctgttcagaaaaacgtaaaaatcaGAACTctattgattattttatttggaattACTATGTgcagtgttttaaaaaatcaattttgaaccatttgaactaaaaaaatgatcatactagaaaataattaggtattaTATAAAGGCGGCACTCTTTTTTCACgcccaaattaaaaaataattggttgtTTTACACGAATCCGCGAAATCCAATTCTGTAGCACAACGTGTACACAACAAGgtgcaaaaataagaaaaaacgaaattacGGAAGGCGTCGAAGCGCAACAAAAGTAGCACGTGTACAGAGGAGATAAATAATCGCTAAACAAAGTTCTTAAGTAACACCATTAGCATGTAGATATTTATCGAAGAGACCTCAGCAGCTTCGAAGTCAGCGCTATTtccaatattttatcagtTGTATCATCACTTCTTCATTATTTGTATCCACATTCAGTTTTAAATAAGTGTAAATGGTAAATTTCGATCACCTCTGTGAAGCCGCGTTTACAAACCCCCCTGTTTGCGCTGCCATCGATCCATGTCTTTTCTAAGCCCGTAcactttgattttatttacaagTGATGTAGAAAATTGAATTCCGCACCCTCGCTTACAAGGTGTAAGATTCCACCCCACCAATCAATCGATAACAATATCACCGTATCCCTGGGTTGGATAAGGGCCACTGTTGCTTGCAGTGGAGCCGGTATTATGGCAAAAACTCAATTCGCTTAAAACTAAAGAGTGAGCAAGCATTTCGGTTAATCGGATAGAGAGGATGTGGGGTGAGGTTTGATCATTTTATGAGTAATTTCAGGCGGTGGAGCTCTTATAGCTTGATTCCATGAAAAAGTTCGGAGTCTCTCCAGACGGAATCAATTATTTGCAATACAGCACAAAGCGATAATTCCTTCTACGGAATTAATTTACGATTGCGAAGCAATTAAAGGAGTGCGCATCTAAAGGCGTGTGTGCATGATGCTATGCGGAATGGAGACCGATCTTCTCCACAGAAGCGAAATCGAAAACGAAATTTTCAAGGCATATGGTATGCGAGGAAATCCAACCGCTGCCATTTTCGGCGCcagatatttttattactttgtttAGATCTACAACGATTTTACAGTTTCAAATTGTTTGGGTGAATTATTTAGAATTTGGTTAAAGCGGTACGTATGAGTGtattattaaacaattaacCCTAGAAGGAGGAATGACACGCGAGCGGGAAACGAAACGTGTTTTGACAGACAAGTCCTATTGTTTTGttctaattttagaaaatcgtaTAAAAGTACACGACATATTTTATTCGAATATCTAACTTAGATACACATcaaacagaaaatgtgttgCATATTGATCTGACAGcagttaataatttattaaacaatatttGAATAGGTAGTCAGCCCCAGTTGCAAATATTTAAGCTGTTCTTTTTTCCAGATATATTCCAACTTTTtatggtttatttttaattataaataactaaGTAATCGAAtctaataatatatttttcgaCTGTAACACTTAAATCAAAATCAAGTCAGCCTAACTACGttaaaaattatcttattttgtggtaaaaactcaattaatttgaaaaattaatataatagtATAAGTGAAAAACTAcgagtaatattttttgaatttttttctaaaaaaggaACTGAAAGACCATTACATCAAAATGATTGATTTTACATTTTCCAATACCCCAAAAATTCAATCTTTCTCACgcaattttgtttaaacaaaaaagttaattatttataaaaatcaaaaattatgttattttactGTCTGCCAACGTTTTGGTATACTAAGTATATTTTTCCTTCAAAAACTCAgttatttcgtaaaatttatataaaatagagccaaaaaatcacaaagaaatttgtaaatagCATAAAGGTACTAAcatattttgtgaaattttgtataaaataactcaattaaaaagatttttagCTTGATTAATAGACGAAAAAGTCacttattttggaaaatttcgttaaGTCTTAATACTGTTGCTCATTCAAAAAGAAGtagtattgtaaaaaattacaaaaaaaaagaaaacatttgTCGAAgagttaaaaatacaaaattgtgtAAGTTTGTATGAACGAACGCAAGCACTTTTATGTTGATATGCTATTTTActttcattttaataaaaaaaacagaatactGTGAGATCACACATTACATCACACTTATTCTTGTCGGTCtatattttgaatattttattattattactttaaatttctttaatttattgtcatgGTTTCTGACATAATTAGgcctagatataagcaaaaaactcgAGACCACTTTAATCTAACATTTCAATCGCCATTATAAAGTCAAAGATTTTCACCCAGCTTTTAAACCGTAGAAATTATTGTCAGTGCCAGCAGAAGCAGGTGCTTTAAATTCACATTTAGCTTTTGATTAATTCAAACGTATTcacttgacatttttgaaagcTGATATGTAAAGTAGCAGCCATCattctaattttaaaatgcgcGTCGAGATCTAAAATTGATATTTCATTTCGTGTAAACATGACAAACCGGAAAATAAACTTGTACGGTAATCAAATTCAAAGTGAACCAAACGTATTCCACACCCCTAGCAATTTcggaaattgtaaaaatttcactcCAGCAGTTCCCCTATCGGAATTCCAACTTCTTCACGCTTTGTCGGCAATAATGATTTAGTTGGCGCTCCATTATTGCCGCCATTTAACACgaaaaaattcggaaaaaatacaatttcggGAAACGCCTCATTAAGCAGATCAGATCATAAAAGCTGATTCAGCTCTGTAAAATTTGGCGGCATACAACTTCTTgcaatttttgatatttaatatttgtgtAAAAAAGCCGCGTTTGAACACAAatattctgaataaaatttgctaaaagGCGAGAATGTGTGGGAAAATTTCCCGGCATCCGCTAACTGCGAAACTAGCGAATAAAATCCGGATCGGTTTACCGTCGGATCGCCTCCGTGCATTTGTTTCAGCGCTGTAGGTGCTGCCACCTATCTCAGTTCTCCCGAAGTTTTTATGTAGGGGAGCAAGGGGAAATATCGATGTGTGTGGTCCTCGAGGTGAGCGACTCGCCTGCTCACGAGCGCCGCGTAACAAACCTCTATGGAGATGCCGACAACAACACGCTATGTCTTCTTTCTTTCTCTCAGGAATAATCTTGCGGAATAGGCGGCATCTCATTATGCGGGATAAATGCACGGTACTTTGTTAGGGATGTCATTATTATCGTTATCGAAAGGATTATTGCGAATAATTCTCCGGTTGCGAGGTATGGCGCCAATCAACTAATGTGTTTTGACACAAAAAATGGAGGATAGTTGAGGTTTGACCAGTGGCGGGTCATGGGAGGCATGGCATAGCAAAGAAAcgtgtttgtttaaaataataaggTATTATTTGTTGactcttttaattaaaaatttttttaaataattttaaataaaagattgGTTTCAAGTTACAAAACACTTTTAGGTAAGTACCAATATTTGATATACCTACCtagataagaaaaaatttttttcgccaatctcaatagaaaaataatatatttaccTAACGAGTTTGGAAAATTTCCCACACGATCACTTTGTTTGCTGCACGAGCGCAGCGAGTGCTGCATGAAGTGCGTATGTGAGAAAATGCTTTACAAACAagttaggtacaatattttttgta is a genomic window containing:
- the LOC661645 gene encoding segmentation polarity homeobox protein engrailed, encoding MAFEDRSSPNTTDDASQIKTPNSPESSRTSPYTCTTLSQDSPKGDFFRITSFALSSPRASPSPPPQPEPVIQTLKYSIRNILKPEFGKNAVLKTRTKIGFKPYEIKEDVKPFSTAPLGSLCQAVSQIGSPEPVARPKSPVKGLLPTPDDIKKDEGSVPTLWPAWVYCTRYSDRPSSGPRSRRMKKPSKPNGEDKRPRTAFSSAQLARLKHEFNENRYLTERRRQQLSAELGLNEAQIKIWFQNKRAKIKKSSGQKNPLALQLMAQGLYNHSTVACDEDDLPLSS